A genomic stretch from Triplophysa dalaica isolate WHDGS20190420 chromosome 4, ASM1584641v1, whole genome shotgun sequence includes:
- the bmpr1ba gene encoding bone morphogenetic protein receptor type-1B: MNLMRICVIGLLGLLKESLANVLDSMLLRNSGKLEEGHVSGSAGTAHPQRFLWCHCYHHCPEDSINNTCRTDGHCFTLVEEEGGIAVFTSGCLGSVGSEFQCRDTGNSKHRRSLECCTDQDYCNRHLHPTLPPLHTHSFVDGDIHHIALLISVGVCSFILTFIIIFCYFRYKRQELAPRYTLSLHQDETFIPPGESLRDLIEQSQSSGSGSGLPLLVQRTIAKQIQMVTQIGKGRYGEVWMGRWRGEKVAVKVFFTTEEASWFRETEIYQTVLMRHENILGFIAADIKGTGSWTQLYLITDYHENGSLYDYLKSTTLDSRSTLRLAYSSISGLCHLHTEIFGTQGKPAIAHRDLKSKNILVKRNGTCCIADLGLAVKFISDTNEVDIPLNTRVGTKRFMAPEVLDETLNTSHFQSYITADIYSFGLILWEIARRCVSGGIVEEYQLPYHDHVPNDPSYEDMREVVCIKRIRPSFPNRWTSDECLRQMGKLMTECWAHSPASRLTALRIKKTLAKMSESQDIKV; encoded by the exons CTAATGTTCTGGACAGCATGCTGCTGAGGAATTCTGGGAAGCTGGAGGAGGGTCATGTCTCAGGAAGTGCTGGAACGGCTCATCCGCAGCGTTTCCTGTGGTGTCACTGCTACCATCACTGCCCAGAGGACTCCATCAATAACACCTGCAG GACAGACGGTCACTGCTTTACTTTGGTAGAGGAAGAAGGAGGCATCGCTGTGTTTACATCAGGCTGTCTGGGTTCAGTGGGATCTGAGTTTCAGTGCAGA gaCACTGGGAACTCTAAACACAGACGATCACTGGAGTGCTGCACAGATCAAGACTACTGTAACAGACATCTACACCCAACACTACctccactacacacacaca GTTTTGTGGATGGAGACATTCATCACATCGCTCTTCTCATCTCAGTGGGCGTCTGTAGCTTCATCCTCACCTTCATCATCATATTCTGTTACTTCAG GTATAAGCGTCAGGAGTTAGCACCCCGGTACACTCTGAGTCTACATCAGGACGAGACGTTCATTCCTCCTGGAGAATCTCTGAGAGATCTGATCGAACAGTCTCAGAGCTCCGGCTCAGGGTCAGGACTCCCCCTGCTG GTGCAGCGCACTATAGCCAAACAGATCCAGATGGTGACCCAGATCGGGAAGGGCCGCTACGGAGAGGTGTGGATGGGTCGATGGAGAGGAGAGAAGGTCGCCGTGAAAGTGTTTTTCACCACAGAGGAGGCCAGCTGGTTCAGAGAGACGGAGATCTATCAGACCGTCCTCATGAGACATGAGAATATACTCG GGTTTATAGCAGCGGACATCAAGGGAACGGGCTCGTGGACTCAACTTTATCTCATCACCGATTACCACGAGAACGGCTCGCTGTATGACTATCTGAAATCCACCACGCTGGACAGCAGATCCACGCTGAGACTGGCGTATTCATCCATCTCGGGTCTCTGTCATCTTCACACCGAGATCTTCGGCACGCAGGGAAAACCCGCCATCGCTCACCGAGACCTGAAGAGCAAAAACATCCTGGTGAAGAGAAACGGGACCTGCTGTATCGCTGACCTCGGCCTGGCTGTCAAGTTCATCAG CGACACAAATGAAGTGGACATCCCGCTGAACACACGCGTGGGCACCAAACGCTTCATGGCTCCTGAAGTTCTGGACGAGACTCTGAACACAAGTCACTTTCAGTCGTACATCACGGCAGATATCTACAGCTTCGGCCTCATACTGTGGGAGATCGCCAGGAGATGCGTGTCTGGAG GTATCGTGGAAGAATATCAGCTGCCGTATCACGACCACGTTCCCAATGATCCGTCATATGAAGACATGAGAGAGGTGGTGTGCATCAAGAGAATACGACCGTCATTCCCCAACCGCTGGACCAGTGATGAG tgtttaaGGCAGATGGGGAAACTCATGACGGAGTGTTGGGCTCACAGTCCTGCGTCTCGACTCACCGCCCTTCGAATTAAAAAGACTCTGGCCAAGATGTCAGAGTCGCAGGACATTAAAGTCTGA